gaaaaagaacgaAAGAAAAAAGAACCTTCAATGTctgaaacttgaaaaaaaaaaatcaacaatgaGAGCCAAAAACTTAATGGGGTGGCAAGCCTTGTTTATTGTCGTGCTTGTATCAGTCACATATCATTTCACCTTAACTGAAGGGCAGGATTATGATTTTGATGCTGATAAGAAAAAAGCCGCAGCTCCACCGCCCGAAGAAAACAATTGTAATGGGATTTTTCTATCATATGTTTTCATTTCAAGAGAGAAAGAATTTCCTCATCTCAAGAATGCGACGGCACAAGCTTGGGCATTTAAATCTGTTGCGACAATATTGAATGCAGGAGAGAAAGATCTCAAGGCGTGGAAAATGTACATAGGGTTTCAACATAAAGAGATTCTAGTTTCAGCGGGTGGAGCAGTGATAATGGATGGTGATGATTTACCAGCTTTTGTTGGGAATGGGACGTACTTATCTGGTTATCCTcaggcagacttaaaaacagCGATTGAAACAGCAGGAGATTTAACCCAAATTCAGGCAGAGATTCAACTGGAAGGAACACAGTTTGGATTGAAACCTCCAGCTGTGCCAATGCCTAAAACAATTCGGTTAGTTAACGATGGATTTAAGTGTCCTGCAGCAACCCGCAAAGGTCAGTATAATTTGCACCTTCATTTGATTCAGGAAAACTTCATATATACGTTTAGTTCCTTGCTAGAAATCGTAATCTGCATTCTTTGATACTAATACTAATATAATTTTCAATGTTCGATGTACGTAGTATATGAGAAAAACATTCACACacacaaggaaagaaaaaacacaaacaaacaaaaacataTATGCTTTTATCCATATGGTTCATCAATACTCAAATGGCAGAGACAGAATATCAAAGAAGTGAATGATCAAAGAAGTGTTAAGTTTTTTGATTTGTTGTGTTTATACTTCTGCCTGGTCTGTATGTAGCTAATTAAGCTTGTTCTTGGATTTTGCTTTCACAGGAAGCTCAATGTATGTATGTTGTGTTACGGACCCGAAATTTAAAGCCAACATCACAAAAACAAAGTACATGCCTCGTCAGAACGGCGATCTTACAATAGTTTATGATGTTCTTCAAGCCTTTGAAGGGAATTATCTTGCTCAAGTTACAATGGATAACAATCACCCACTTGGAAGACTTGATCATTGGAACTTAACCTGGGAATGGATGAATGGTGAATTCATATACTCAATGAGAGGAGCCTATACCCATAAAAGAGACTACTCGGAATGTATTTACGGTCCTGCTGGAAAATACTACAAAGATATGGATTTCACTCCTGTTATGAACTGTGAGAAGAAACCTGTCATAGCCGACCTCCCTCCGGATAGAAAAGACGACGAGAAAGTTGGGAAATTACCTTACTGTTGCAAAAATGGCACTCTGGTACCAACCACCATGGATCCAAGCAAAGCAAGAGCAATATTCCAGTTACAAGTTTTTAAGACACCACCTAACATGAACCGCACTGCATTTTTCCCTCCTCAAAAATGGAAAATCAATGGTGTCCTTAATCCAGATTATAAATGTGCACCTCCAATTAGGGTAATGCCAACAGAATTTCCAGATACGACTGGTCTTGCTGCATATTCTACAGCGGTAGCCAGTTGGCAAGTTGTCTGCAACATTACCCGGCCAAAGGAAAAAGCTTCAAGGTGTTGTGTTTCTTTCTCGGCCTTCTATAATGACTCTGTCATTCCATGCAATACTTGTGCTTGTGGTTGTAAAGATACAGATACTTGCAATCAGAATGCTTCTCCATTGCTTCTTCCTCCAGAGGCTCTTCTTGTTCCTTTCATTAACCGAGAAGAAAAAGCAAAAGCGTGGGCAAAGATGAAGCACCGCACTTTACCCAAAGTGTTACCTTGTGGCGACAACTGTGGTGTTAGCATGAACTGGCACATAAACTCTGATTATAGAAAAGGATGGACGGCTAGAGTCACTCTATTCAATTGGGAAGATATCAACTTTGAAGATTGGTTTGCTGCAATTGAAATGAAAGTAGCCTATCCTGGTTATGAGAATATTTACTCATTCAATGCAACGAAGCTTCCGCAAGTCAAAAACACCATCTTCTTCCAAGGGTTAGAAGGTTTGGCTTACTTAATGGGAGAGGTAAATGGAACAAACCCACTAACTGATCCACGAGTGCCCGGTAAACAACAATCAGTGATCTCATTTCGAAAGAAGCACACACCAGGAATA
This is a stretch of genomic DNA from Papaver somniferum cultivar HN1 chromosome 1, ASM357369v1, whole genome shotgun sequence. It encodes these proteins:
- the LOC113304540 gene encoding COBRA-like protein 10, translated to MRAKNLMGWQALFIVVLVSVTYHFTLTEGQDYDFDADKKKAAAPPPEENNCNGIFLSYVFISREKEFPHLKNATAQAWAFKSVATILNAGEKDLKAWKMYIGFQHKEILVSAGGAVIMDGDDLPAFVGNGTYLSGYPQADLKTAIETAGDLTQIQAEIQLEGTQFGLKPPAVPMPKTIRLVNDGFKCPAATRKGSSMYVCCVTDPKFKANITKTKYMPRQNGDLTIVYDVLQAFEGNYLAQVTMDNNHPLGRLDHWNLTWEWMNGEFIYSMRGAYTHKRDYSECIYGPAGKYYKDMDFTPVMNCEKKPVIADLPPDRKDDEKVGKLPYCCKNGTLVPTTMDPSKARAIFQLQVFKTPPNMNRTAFFPPQKWKINGVLNPDYKCAPPIRVMPTEFPDTTGLAAYSTAVASWQVVCNITRPKEKASRCCVSFSAFYNDSVIPCNTCACGCKDTDTCNQNASPLLLPPEALLVPFINREEKAKAWAKMKHRTLPKVLPCGDNCGVSMNWHINSDYRKGWTARVTLFNWEDINFEDWFAAIEMKVAYPGYENIYSFNATKLPQVKNTIFFQGLEGLAYLMGEVNGTNPLTDPRVPGKQQSVISFRKKHTPGINIVKGDGFPSKVYFNGEECSLPKVFPTGAAHKSHINLLPVIFLTIITFVLMTDHLS